The candidate division WOR-3 bacterium genomic sequence TGGATGCAGCGATGAAAGCACGCTTCACGCCGGCCAACAACTATGAGCAGCCGGTACGGGTGTGGTTCCCCTTACCCTACGTGTGGCACTACGAAGATCTGAAAGGTGTGCCGCCAGTATCCAGAGAAGGAACGCCAGAAGGACAATAGTCAGAAAAGCCCGCAGCCAGAACACGGAACTCAAGTCCTGCCAAATCCCTCTGTGCTAAGGACCGCTCCTCAGGCGTCGAGTCCCTGACGCTTCGCTAGAACGGTATGTCGTCGAGCTGGTCGGTCTGAGGTTCAAATTCCTCATCAGGTGGCTGGGGCTCTGTTGGCACCGCACCTGGCTCGGCCGGACTCCGGTCGAGGACTTGAACCCGGCGGGCGTAGATTTCAACTACGCTCCGCTTTTCGCCTGCTTTCGTGTCGTACGTCCGGCTTCTCAGCTCACCTTCGATGAGCACCGCCGAGCCGCGTTTCATTGTTTCCCCAAGCCGCTCGGCGAGTTGCCCCCAGGCGTTCACTGAGAAGAAACCGGTCTGGTCTTTCCACTCGTCCGTCGCCTGGTCCTTGTACCGGCGGTTTACCGCAATCCGGAAACTGATGACCGGTGTGCCTTTGGGCGTATAGCGCAGGTCCGGGTCCATCGTGACCCGTCCTATGAGCAGCACCACGTTCAGCGAGCCCAGTCGAAGCTGAGCCGAAGTGCGCGTTCTGGCGTCGTTATTCTGCTCAGTCATTTTTCACCTCCGGCTGCAATTCATCCACCGGCGCGGGCGGTGCTTCGGCTGCAGGTTCTGTTTGCGGCTCGGCGGTAGGCTCAGGTTCGACCGACAACTCAGGTTCTGCCGGTGTTTCAGGTTTGCGGATGAACGCCAGACGCAAGAGTCCTTCTCGGTGCCGGAGTTCAGTCCGCACCTCGCCGGGCAGGCTGGGTGGACCATTGAAGCCGATAAAAACGTAGAAGCCCTCGTTGTGCTTCTTAACCGGGTAGGCGAAAGCCCGGCGTTCGATCTTCTCCTCGCCAATGTCCGTCGCGCCGAACTTTGAGAGCATCTCCTTGGTTTCTTGGGCAAATCTCTCGACGTCCTTGTCCGAGAAGTCTGGACTCAGAAGCATTGCTACTTCGTAGTGTTCCAAGTGTCCTCCTGTTACTAGGTTCTGAATCTAATATGCAGGACGTCGCCGTCCTGCACGACGTAGTTCTTGCCTTCGACCTTGACTTTGCCGGCATCCCGGCAGGCCTGAAAACTACCGGCCGCAACCAGGTCTGAGTACGTTGCCACCTCAGCCTTGATGAAACCGGCTCCAATCTCGGAATGAATCATGCTCGCAGCCTCAAGCGCAGTGATACCACGCGGCGCGGCCCAGGCTCGGGACTCGTCACCCTTGACCGTGTAGAAACGAATAAGGTCCAGTATGGCAAAGCCGCGGACAACCAGCGCGGCCGGTCCTTCGGCAGCAAGGCCGAGACTGATTCGCATTTCGACCTTCTCTTGTTCGTTGAAGTCCTTCATCGCCTGCTCAAGCGCACACGAAATGAGCAGTGCGTTCCGGGCTGCGAGCCAGGGGAACCTGCCAGGGTCAGCCGGCTCGGAATCAGAGCAGTTGACCGCGTACAACGTCGGCTTAGTCACAAACAGATGCAGTGGCCGGACCGCAGACCGCTCGTCTACCGACAACTCGGGTAAGAAGAAACCCTGCGCCAGTGCGGCGCTGAGTTTTTCCAGCGCGGAAAGCAGGTGGTCATGTTCCGCCGACTTCGGCTCCTTGCGCACGTGCTCCAGTTTCCTGTCAACAACCGCAAGGTCGGCAAGCGCAAGCTCGGTCTCGACGACTGCGGCGTCCCGGTCTGGGTCAACGGCGTCGAATACGTGCAGAACGTTGGTCGAAGGAAAGTTGCGCACGAGATGAAGGATGAGATGGGCTTCGCGGATGTGAGCCAGGAACTTGTTTCCTAGCCCCTCGCCTTTGCTTGCTCCTTTGACAAGACCGGCAATGTCCACAAAGTCAATGTGCGCTGGCGTAAGTTTCTCCGGCCGGGTAAGCTGGCCAATAGCCTCGAGCCGTTCGTCCGGCACCGACACAACACCGACATTCTTCTCAATCGTAGTAAACGGGTAACAGTCAACCCTTGCCTGGGCATTGGTCAACAAGTTG encodes the following:
- a CDS encoding single-stranded DNA-binding protein codes for the protein MTEQNNDARTRTSAQLRLGSLNVVLLIGRVTMDPDLRYTPKGTPVISFRIAVNRRYKDQATDEWKDQTGFFSVNAWGQLAERLGETMKRGSAVLIEGELRSRTYDTKAGEKRSVVEIYARRVQVLDRSPAEPGAVPTEPQPPDEEFEPQTDQLDDIPF
- the rpsF gene encoding 30S ribosomal protein S6 yields the protein MEHYEVAMLLSPDFSDKDVERFAQETKEMLSKFGATDIGEEKIERRAFAYPVKKHNEGFYVFIGFNGPPSLPGEVRTELRHREGLLRLAFIRKPETPAEPELSVEPEPTAEPQTEPAAEAPPAPVDELQPEVKND
- the ychF gene encoding redox-regulated ATPase YchF, encoding MKVGIVGLPNAGKSSLFNLLTNAQARVDCYPFTTIEKNVGVVSVPDERLEAIGQLTRPEKLTPAHIDFVDIAGLVKGASKGEGLGNKFLAHIREAHLILHLVRNFPSTNVLHVFDAVDPDRDAAVVETELALADLAVVDRKLEHVRKEPKSAEHDHLLSALEKLSAALAQGFFLPELSVDERSAVRPLHLFVTKPTLYAVNCSDSEPADPGRFPWLAARNALLISCALEQAMKDFNEQEKVEMRISLGLAAEGPAALVVRGFAILDLIRFYTVKGDESRAWAAPRGITALEAASMIHSEIGAGFIKAEVATYSDLVAAGSFQACRDAGKVKVEGKNYVVQDGDVLHIRFRT